One genomic window of Bacillus mycoides includes the following:
- a CDS encoding peptidoglycan-N-acetylglucosamine deacetylase, which yields MEKAFNIKRVVVVLIAIAAVAIGYFMFQSITSPAKAVAKQENVIQLASEQPKVEMNKTAPSRFNGQERKVAYLTFDDGPGKYTAELLNMLKQHDAKATFFLIGANVKQFPDLVKRENAEGHYVGMHSMTHNFAKLYKNGEYVNEMKEDQGLIANIIGKAPKLTRPPYGSMPGLNEGLRNKVVEDGLKVWDWTIDSLDWKYNKVPVDAAAAQIAQNVLAGATKPQEVILMHDIHPQSVAAVPAILKGLKEKGYEFEAYHEENHFPVNFWHDNRM from the coding sequence ATGGAAAAAGCTTTTAATATTAAACGAGTAGTAGTCGTTTTAATAGCGATTGCAGCAGTAGCTATTGGGTATTTCATGTTTCAATCTATTACTTCACCAGCAAAAGCTGTTGCGAAACAAGAAAATGTAATACAGCTTGCAAGTGAACAACCGAAAGTTGAAATGAATAAAACGGCACCAAGTCGTTTTAATGGACAGGAAAGAAAAGTTGCTTACCTTACATTTGATGATGGGCCAGGAAAATATACGGCTGAATTATTGAATATGTTAAAACAGCATGATGCGAAGGCGACATTCTTTTTAATTGGTGCGAATGTGAAACAGTTTCCTGATTTAGTAAAACGTGAAAATGCAGAAGGACATTATGTTGGAATGCATAGTATGACACACAATTTTGCGAAGTTATATAAAAATGGCGAGTATGTTAATGAAATGAAAGAAGATCAAGGCTTAATCGCAAATATTATTGGGAAAGCCCCTAAATTAACACGTCCTCCATACGGATCGATGCCTGGTTTAAATGAAGGTCTCCGAAATAAAGTAGTTGAGGATGGTTTAAAAGTGTGGGACTGGACAATTGACTCTTTAGACTGGAAATACAATAAAGTACCAGTGGATGCAGCGGCAGCGCAAATCGCTCAAAATGTATTAGCTGGTGCAACAAAACCGCAAGAAGTCATTTTAATGCACGACATTCACCCGCAATCAGTTGCTGCTGTGCCAGCAATTTTAAAGGGTCTAAAAGAAAAAGGTTATGAATTTGAGGCATACCATGAAGAGAATCACTTCCCAGTGAATTTCTGGCACGATAACCGTATGTAA